One part of the Mariniflexile litorale genome encodes these proteins:
- the fucP gene encoding L-fucose:H+ symporter permease: protein MENIHKSPVVSKKVLLPFILVTSLFALWGFANAVTDPMVGAFQKILELSNTQASMVQMAFYGGYFCMALPAALFMRKYSYKVGILIGLALYATGALLFYPAAKSESFLFFCLGLYVLTFGLAFLETAANPYALALGAKETATQRLNLAQAVNPLGLVAGLLIAKFSVKEKLQSDDIVDFSTLSDSTRDAIRIADLSVIRDPYVVLGLVIIGVFVLFLVNKMPQSKDEGPMPSIGDTFITLFKNKKYVLGVVAQILYVGAQIMCWTYIYHYVNGMLLKNVFEISSVNIFGLEFEKDAFYYQLIAFILFVVGRAIGTYLLRFISSGKLLMYFALLATLCVIGTIWIQGMIGLYSLVGISFCMSLMFPTIYGIALGDLTEEESKVGSAGLVMAIVGGALMPFLQGMIIDIGGNGVADTKIMGVSEVNFSFILPLCCFIYIAWYGLRVFRKHEASDDVLFKATN, encoded by the coding sequence ATGGAAAACATTCATAAATCCCCAGTCGTTTCAAAAAAGGTATTATTACCTTTTATTTTAGTAACATCCTTGTTTGCTTTATGGGGGTTTGCCAATGCAGTTACCGATCCTATGGTAGGAGCATTTCAAAAAATATTAGAGTTATCAAATACGCAAGCTTCTATGGTGCAAATGGCGTTTTACGGAGGCTATTTTTGTATGGCCTTACCTGCGGCACTTTTTATGCGTAAATACTCTTACAAGGTGGGAATCTTAATTGGTCTAGCGCTTTATGCTACGGGAGCCCTATTGTTTTATCCAGCTGCTAAGTCTGAAAGCTTTTTGTTTTTTTGCTTGGGCTTATATGTCTTAACTTTTGGATTAGCATTTTTAGAAACTGCAGCAAATCCTTACGCCTTGGCCTTGGGTGCAAAAGAAACAGCAACCCAACGTTTAAATTTGGCACAGGCTGTAAACCCTTTAGGTTTAGTAGCAGGATTGTTAATTGCCAAATTTTCAGTTAAAGAAAAATTACAGTCAGATGATATTGTAGATTTTTCTACTTTAAGTGATTCTACTAGAGATGCTATACGAATAGCCGATTTATCCGTAATTCGTGACCCTTATGTGGTTTTAGGCCTAGTTATTATAGGTGTGTTTGTGCTATTTTTAGTAAATAAAATGCCGCAATCTAAAGATGAAGGTCCTATGCCGAGTATTGGAGATACTTTCATTACTTTATTTAAAAACAAAAAATATGTATTAGGTGTTGTAGCGCAGATACTATATGTTGGAGCACAAATAATGTGCTGGACCTATATTTATCACTATGTGAATGGTATGTTACTTAAAAACGTATTTGAAATTTCAAGCGTAAACATTTTTGGTTTAGAGTTTGAGAAAGATGCCTTTTATTATCAATTAATTGCCTTTATATTATTTGTGGTTGGTAGAGCTATAGGCACTTATTTATTACGTTTTATAAGCTCAGGTAAACTGTTAATGTATTTTGCTTTATTAGCCACTTTATGTGTTATTGGAACCATATGGATTCAAGGTATGATTGGTTTATATAGTTTAGTAGGAATTTCATTTTGTATGTCTTTAATGTTCCCAACTATTTATGGTATTGCATTGGGAGATTTAACCGAAGAAGAATCTAAAGTAGGATCTGCAGGTTTAGTTATGGCTATAGTAGGAGGAGCTTTGATGCCTTTTTTACAAGGTATGATTATCGATATAGGAGGTAATGGTGTTGCCGATACTAAAATAATGGGAGTTTCAGAAGTTAATTTTTCATTTATTTTACCTTTATGTTGTTTCATATACATCGCATGGTATGGCTTGCGAGTATTTAGAAAACATGAGGCGTCAGATGATGTATTATTTAAAGCTACAAATTAA
- a CDS encoding L-rhamnose mutarotase, with product MKRYCFALDLKNDKKLIDEYVSYHKNVWPEILESIKDSGIIDAEIYLVQDRLFMIVEAEDTFSLEKKGEMDSKNEMVQKWENLMWTYQKALPGSKAGEKWKLMDCIFKL from the coding sequence ATGAAGCGCTATTGTTTTGCACTCGATCTAAAAAATGATAAAAAATTAATAGATGAATACGTAAGTTATCATAAAAATGTATGGCCTGAAATTTTAGAGAGTATTAAAGATTCTGGAATTATTGATGCGGAAATCTATTTGGTTCAAGATAGATTGTTTATGATAGTTGAGGCAGAAGATACATTTTCTTTAGAAAAAAAGGGAGAAATGGATTCAAAAAATGAAATGGTACAAAAGTGGGAAAATCTCATGTGGACTTATCAAAAAGCATTACCAGGCTCAAAAGCAGGAGAAAAATGGAAACTTATGGATTGCATTTTTAAATTATAA
- a CDS encoding alpha-hydroxy acid oxidase: MAHNFNKKYPSIDDLKDKAQKRMPRFAFEYLDGGCNEDVNLHRNTSELREVQLQPNYLRSHKGSSLKTSLFGIDYDAPFGIAPVGLQGLMWPNAPEILAKAAFQHNIPFILSTVTTSSIERISELTEGKAWFQLYHPTESALRDDIIKRAEAAHCPVLVILCDVPTFGFRPRDIRNGLAMPPSMSVQNILQILGKPTWALNTLKYGQPSFETLKPYMPKGLDLKQLGKFMDQTFSGRLNAERIKPIRDMWKGKLVIKGVASHEDAEEAIRLGLDGIIVSNHGGRQLDAGESTIKPLETIAEKYGDQITVMMDSGIRSGPDIARSLASGAQFTFLGRSFMYGVGALGKQGGDHTISLLKAELQQVMEQLCCENVNDFPNHLIKKN, encoded by the coding sequence ATGGCACATAATTTTAACAAAAAATACCCATCGATAGATGATTTAAAGGATAAAGCACAAAAGCGTATGCCACGTTTTGCTTTCGAATATTTAGATGGAGGTTGTAATGAAGATGTTAATTTGCATAGAAACACATCGGAATTAAGAGAGGTTCAATTACAACCAAATTATTTAAGATCTCATAAAGGATCAAGTTTAAAAACCTCATTATTCGGTATAGATTACGATGCTCCTTTTGGTATTGCTCCCGTTGGTTTACAGGGGCTAATGTGGCCAAATGCCCCAGAGATTTTGGCAAAAGCAGCTTTTCAACATAATATACCTTTTATATTAAGTACAGTAACCACTAGTAGTATAGAGCGTATTAGTGAATTGACTGAAGGAAAAGCCTGGTTTCAATTGTATCATCCTACCGAAAGTGCATTACGTGATGATATTATAAAGAGAGCAGAAGCTGCTCACTGCCCAGTTTTGGTTATCTTGTGTGATGTTCCTACCTTTGGGTTTCGTCCTAGAGATATTCGCAATGGTTTAGCGATGCCTCCATCAATGAGTGTACAGAATATATTACAGATTTTAGGCAAACCAACTTGGGCATTAAATACTTTAAAATATGGACAACCAAGTTTTGAAACTTTAAAACCTTATATGCCAAAAGGTTTAGATTTGAAACAATTGGGTAAATTTATGGATCAGACTTTTTCAGGACGTTTAAATGCAGAAAGAATAAAACCAATTCGCGATATGTGGAAAGGGAAGTTAGTAATAAAAGGAGTTGCATCACATGAAGATGCAGAAGAAGCCATACGTTTAGGTTTAGATGGTATTATTGTTTCTAATCATGGAGGAAGACAGTTAGATGCTGGTGAATCGACTATCAAACCTTTAGAAACAATTGCTGAAAAATATGGTGATCAAATAACCGTAATGATGGATAGTGGTATTCGCTCAGGTCCTGATATTGCTAGATCTCTAGCAAGCGGTGCACAATTCACTTTTTTGGGGCGTAGCTTTATGTACGGAGTTGGCGCTTTAGGAAAGCAAGGTGGAGATCATACCATTTCATTGCTTAAAGCAGAATTACAACAAGTTATGGAACAACTTTGTTGTGAGAATGTAAATGATTTTCCAAATCATTTAATTAAAAAGAATTAA
- the kduI gene encoding 5-dehydro-4-deoxy-D-glucuronate isomerase, translating to MSTNYESRYASSPKAVKKYDTQELRDEFLIDNLMQENKVNLTYTHYDRYIAGSAVPVSGALTLETIDPLKASYFLERRELGIINVGGNGTVTVDGTNYQLGLKDALYIGMGNKEVIFTSEDAKKPAKFYFNSAPAHTNFPIKKVSKAEANKLELGSLETANHRTVNQMIIGGIVTTCQLQMGMTELKTGSVWNTMPAHVHDRRMEIYYYLDIPQDQAVCHFMGEPQETRHIWMQNDQAVISPPWSIHSGSGTSNYTFIWGMAGENLDYGDMDVAKITDLR from the coding sequence ATGAGTACAAATTATGAAAGCCGTTATGCATCAAGTCCAAAAGCGGTAAAAAAATACGACACTCAAGAGTTACGCGATGAGTTTTTAATCGATAACTTAATGCAAGAAAATAAAGTTAATTTAACTTATACACACTACGATCGTTACATTGCAGGTTCGGCTGTACCAGTTTCAGGAGCGTTAACCCTGGAAACAATCGACCCGTTAAAGGCTTCTTATTTTTTAGAGCGTAGAGAATTAGGTATTATAAATGTTGGTGGTAATGGTACAGTTACTGTAGATGGTACCAATTACCAATTAGGTTTAAAAGATGCGCTTTATATAGGTATGGGCAACAAAGAAGTTATTTTTACAAGTGAAGATGCTAAAAAACCAGCCAAATTTTATTTTAATTCGGCACCAGCACATACTAATTTTCCAATAAAAAAAGTAAGTAAAGCTGAAGCTAATAAATTAGAGTTGGGGTCTTTAGAAACAGCAAATCATCGTACTGTAAATCAAATGATTATAGGAGGTATTGTTACTACATGCCAACTACAAATGGGAATGACTGAATTGAAAACAGGAAGTGTTTGGAACACAATGCCAGCGCATGTGCATGACCGTAGAATGGAAATTTATTATTATTTAGATATCCCTCAAGATCAAGCTGTTTGTCATTTTATGGGAGAGCCACAAGAAACACGTCATATCTGGATGCAAAATGATCAAGCAGTTATATCTCCACCATGGTCTATTCACTCAGGATCAGGAACGTCTAATTATACCTTTATTTGGGGAATGGCTGGAGAAAATTTAGATTATGGCGATATGGATGTTGCTAAAATAACCGATTTGAGATAA
- a CDS encoding gluconate 5-dehydrogenase has product MSANLFDVKGKIALVTGSTHGLGMAMARGLGLAGATIIVNGNSSQDKIDAAIAEYQKEGIKAVGYKFNVVKEEEVIEAIAKIEAEVGAIDILINNAGIIKRTPLLEMEVADFKEVIDIDLVSPFIVSKHVVKNMVKRQQGKVINICSMMSELGRNSVGAYAAAKGGLKMLTRNMATEWAKHNIQVNGIGPGYFATSQTEPIRVEGHPFNDFIINRTPAAKWGDPNDLAGAAIFLSSKASDFVNGHIVYVDGGILATIGKPSNEN; this is encoded by the coding sequence ATGAGCGCAAATTTATTTGATGTAAAAGGAAAAATTGCTTTAGTAACGGGCAGTACACATGGTTTAGGTATGGCTATGGCAAGAGGTTTAGGATTAGCAGGAGCAACTATTATAGTAAATGGTAATTCTTCACAAGATAAAATTGATGCCGCAATTGCTGAATACCAAAAAGAAGGCATAAAAGCTGTAGGGTATAAATTTAATGTAGTTAAGGAAGAAGAAGTTATTGAAGCCATAGCTAAAATTGAAGCTGAGGTAGGTGCGATAGATATTTTAATCAATAACGCAGGAATTATTAAGCGTACGCCATTGCTAGAAATGGAAGTAGCCGATTTTAAAGAAGTTATAGATATCGACTTAGTGAGTCCGTTTATTGTTTCTAAACATGTGGTTAAAAACATGGTGAAGAGACAACAAGGAAAAGTGATTAACATTTGCTCAATGATGAGTGAGTTAGGTAGAAATAGTGTTGGTGCATACGCAGCAGCTAAAGGGGGGCTTAAAATGCTAACCCGAAATATGGCAACCGAGTGGGCTAAACACAACATTCAAGTAAATGGTATTGGTCCAGGTTATTTTGCCACTTCGCAAACAGAGCCCATTCGTGTAGAAGGTCATCCGTTTAACGATTTTATCATAAATAGAACGCCAGCTGCTAAATGGGGAGACCCAAACGATTTGGCTGGTGCCGCTATCTTTTTAAGTTCTAAAGCGAGTGATTTTGTAAACGGACACATAGTCTATGTAGACGGCGGAATTTTAGCAACTATAGGAAAACCATCAAATGAAAATTAA
- a CDS encoding type I phosphomannose isomerase catalytic subunit, whose protein sequence is MALYPIKFTPIYKYRIWGGNKLKTVLNKNYTQENIGESWEISDVKGDETIVSDGSLAGKTLRDLIKDFKEDAVGAHVYKTFGEEFPLLIKFIDAKTPLSIQVHPNNEIAKQRHNSFGKNEMWYVMEAEKDAELIVGFNQKVDKEAYVKALESGEVLKILNNDTVSKGDTYYIPTGRIHAIGAGVMLAEIQQTSDITYRIYDYDRVDSSTGKTRELHTDLAVDVIDYSFDTNYKTNYAITENKTNPLVHSPYFKTNIINIKGEIKKDFSDLDSFVIYICVEGSLELIYNDKVYKVAKGETIFLPAALDDVVLKSHNADVLEVYY, encoded by the coding sequence ATGGCACTATATCCCATAAAATTCACCCCTATTTATAAGTATAGAATCTGGGGAGGAAATAAATTAAAAACAGTATTAAACAAGAATTATACCCAAGAAAACATAGGTGAGTCTTGGGAGATATCAGATGTAAAGGGCGACGAAACTATCGTAAGTGATGGTAGTTTAGCAGGTAAAACCTTAAGAGATTTGATTAAGGATTTTAAAGAAGATGCAGTGGGCGCGCATGTTTATAAAACTTTCGGAGAAGAGTTCCCTTTACTTATTAAGTTTATTGATGCTAAAACACCTTTATCAATTCAGGTACATCCAAATAACGAAATTGCTAAACAACGACATAATTCATTTGGTAAAAATGAAATGTGGTATGTTATGGAGGCTGAAAAAGATGCAGAATTAATTGTAGGTTTTAATCAAAAAGTTGATAAAGAGGCATATGTTAAAGCATTAGAGTCAGGTGAAGTTTTAAAAATTCTAAATAACGACACTGTTTCTAAAGGCGATACATATTATATTCCCACAGGTAGAATTCATGCCATTGGTGCTGGTGTAATGTTAGCAGAAATTCAACAAACATCTGATATTACTTACCGAATTTATGACTATGATCGCGTGGATTCTAGTACTGGTAAAACAAGAGAATTGCATACAGATTTAGCGGTAGATGTTATAGATTATAGCTTTGATACTAATTACAAGACTAATTATGCTATAACTGAAAATAAAACCAATCCTTTGGTGCATTCTCCATATTTTAAAACTAATATTATAAATATTAAAGGAGAAATAAAAAAAGATTTTTCTGATTTAGATTCTTTTGTAATATATATATGTGTTGAAGGTTCTTTAGAATTAATTTATAATGATAAAGTTTATAAAGTAGCAAAAGGTGAGACTATATTCTTACCAGCAGCGTTGGATGATGTTGTATTAAAATCTCATAATGCCGATGTATTAGAGGTTTATTATTAA
- a CDS encoding Gfo/Idh/MocA family oxidoreductase, protein MKRRDFIVKSSVATAALTTSAVALGNVFNFKHANNTVNIGIIGTGDRGTGMIYNVNKIENFNVSGCCDILPFRLENSLNVVNGKAKGYSDYRKLLDNKDIDAVLVSTPFSTHSQIAIDALDAGKHVYCEKTMAKGFGGIHNLVEKTNQSKTIFQTGHQYHSSRLYTHVVELIKNGEIGKITAFECQWNRHGNWRRHVSSPELEKQINWRMYREFSGGLVAELCSHQIDFANWVLDEKPNQVMGTGGVDYWKDGRETYDNIHLIYNYPSGVKAKFTCLTSNAKDGYQIKVMGDKGTIILDYAKAWFYPEGGSKKELGIVDGVSGATVNWEKGLGFPIILEHTEPSEQALIDFKDSIIFNKKPISNIITGANTAICIQMGLDAMYHNKIVHSPAFY, encoded by the coding sequence ATGAAAAGAAGAGATTTTATAGTGAAGAGTTCTGTAGCAACTGCTGCACTAACTACTTCCGCAGTAGCGTTAGGAAATGTTTTTAATTTTAAACATGCAAATAATACTGTAAACATAGGAATTATTGGGACTGGAGATAGAGGGACTGGAATGATTTACAATGTTAATAAAATTGAAAATTTTAATGTAAGTGGTTGTTGTGACATTTTACCTTTCAGGTTAGAAAATAGCTTAAATGTTGTAAATGGGAAAGCTAAAGGGTATAGTGATTACCGTAAATTATTAGATAATAAAGATATTGATGCCGTATTAGTTTCTACACCGTTTAGCACACACTCGCAAATTGCCATAGATGCACTCGATGCTGGTAAGCATGTATATTGTGAAAAAACGATGGCTAAAGGCTTTGGAGGTATTCATAATTTAGTTGAAAAAACAAATCAATCTAAAACTATATTTCAAACTGGGCATCAATACCATAGTTCTAGACTTTACACACATGTAGTTGAGCTTATAAAAAATGGTGAAATAGGGAAAATTACTGCTTTTGAATGTCAATGGAATCGCCATGGAAATTGGAGACGACACGTATCAAGTCCAGAATTAGAAAAACAAATAAATTGGAGAATGTACCGCGAGTTTTCTGGTGGTTTGGTAGCCGAACTTTGCTCACACCAAATAGATTTTGCTAACTGGGTTTTAGACGAAAAACCAAACCAAGTGATGGGAACTGGTGGTGTGGATTATTGGAAAGATGGTCGTGAAACCTACGACAATATTCATTTAATATATAATTATCCTAGTGGTGTTAAAGCAAAATTCACATGTCTTACTAGTAATGCCAAAGATGGGTATCAAATAAAAGTGATGGGAGATAAAGGCACTATTATTTTAGACTACGCTAAAGCATGGTTTTATCCAGAAGGCGGTAGTAAGAAAGAATTGGGCATTGTAGATGGTGTTTCGGGCGCCACAGTTAATTGGGAAAAGGGACTTGGTTTTCCAATAATCCTAGAGCATACAGAACCTAGCGAACAAGCTTTAATTGATTTTAAAGACAGTATTATTTTTAACAAAAAACCAATTTCAAATATCATAACAGGTGCAAATACCGCAATTTGTATTCAAATGGGATTAGATGCTATGTACCATAATAAAATAGTTCACAGTCCTGCTTTTTATTAA